The following is a genomic window from Geoalkalibacter halelectricus.
TCTGACTTCGCCCTGGCTAAGCGGCGTTCTCGTACCGCCGGCCGAGGGCGGCGTGCTCTGGGAAGTTGCCCGCGGCTGCCCCTTTGCCTGCGACTTCTGCTTCGACAGCCGCGGCAGCAACCGCATCCGTCCCCTGCCCTGGCCGCGCCTGGAAGCCGAGCTCGAGCTGTTCGTGCGCAGCCGTGTCGCGCAAATCTGGATCCTCGATTCGACCTTCAATTATCCCCCCGAGCGGGGCAAGAAGCTTCTGCGCCTACTCGCGGCCAAAGCGCCGCATATCCACTTCCACCTCGAAGCCAAGGCCGAATATCTCGATCGCGAGAGCGCCAAGCTGCTCGGCGCTATATCCTGCTCGGTGCAAGTCGGCCTGCAGTCGGCCCATCCGCGGGTGCTCAAGAACATCCACCGCGCCGCGGATCCCGAGGATTTCAAAAGCAAGATCCATCTGCTCGCCGCCGAAGGCGTCACCTACGGCCTCGACCTGATCTACGGCTTGCCCGGCGACAGCCTCGCCGGCTTCGGCGCCAGCCTCGATTACGCCCTGGATCTGCGCCCCAACCATCTCGACATCTTTCCCCTCGCGGTTTTGCCCGGCACCGTGCTGCACCGCGAACGCGAGCGCCTCGGACTGCAATGCGGCGCCGAGCCTCCCTATGAAATCATCGCCTCACCGAGCTTCAGCGGCCAAGACTTGCAACGTGCGCGGTTGCTGGCCGCGGCAGCCGACATTTTCTACAATCGCGGCCGCGCCGTGGGATTTTTCACTCCCCTGTGCCGCGGCGCCGGCATGAGCGCCCTGGGGCTGCTGGAAGAATTCCTCCATTGGCTGCAAACCGAAAAGCGCTTCGACGAGGCGCAGCTTCTCGCCACCGAGCAGTGGCAACCACGCGCCATCCGCGATCTGCACATGGAGTTCACTCCCCATCTGCTCAACAAAGTCGGCCGCAGCCATCTGCTGCCCGCGGCCAGGGATCTCATCCGCTACCACTACCACTACGCCGAAGCCCTGCTCGGGCCCGAAACCCTGCCCGTCGAAAGTGAACAGTTACGCGGCCGCGACCTCTGGACCACCCCCTGGCGCCTCAATCCGGCGGTGCGTCTGGTGCGTTTTCGCTACGAAATCATCGACCTGCTGCAGGTGGAAGAGATGGATCTCGAACAGTTCACCAACCTGTTTCGACCGGTGGGCTCGGCCGCCTTGTTCATCCGGCGCGGCTCCGAGGTATATTGCGAATCCCTGGAGGAGGACTTCGCCAAGCTTCTGCACGGCAGTGACGGCAGCCACTCGCCTCGGGAGATTTTCGCCGGCAGCATCAACCGGCGCGAAGGGGAGGAATTTGTGGAATTCGCGGTGACCGAGGGGATTCTGCTGCCGCCCGCGGAATCGGGATAGGGGGGCGGTCAGGCTCTCTGACCGCTCCCCTCCCACACCACCCGGCATGCGGGTCCGCACCGGGCGGTTCGAGAAGTTGAGGTTATGAGAGCCGGGGAACACCGATCCGGTCAAAAACCCCGGCCCGGCTACGCCGGTCCGGCACTCCGGCTGGCGGCATAACCATGAAGGCTTTCCACCTTATTTCCGCCGCCCCCCTGTCCGAACATCGGTGCCAGCTCTCATTCCCCCTGTGACGCCGCCGGAGTGCAGCGGAGGGCTTGCGGAAACAAACCGGCAAATGTTTGAGGCGGCAGCCGAGTTTTTGCCGGTTCCACAAACCTGTAGCGGAGCGCAGGGAACCCACCGCCGCGATAGCGGCGGCGGGCAAGGAGGCGGGGGCGTCCTTTTTGTCCAGCTTTTTGGACGCGCAAAAAGCTGGGCGGCGCGCGGGGCCGCAACCCTGCGGTTTTTTCTGTCTGCAACCCTGCTAAGCCCTAAAAACTCAAAAAATCAAGGACGTCCCCATTTTGTTTGTGCCAGCTTCGAAGCACCTTGATCTTCCCCCTGTGACGCCGCCGGAGTGCAGCGGAGACAACCCACCGGCGCGATAGCGGCGGCGGGCAAGGAGGCGGGGGCGTCCTTTTTGTCCAGGTTTTTGGACGCTCAAAAAGCTGGGCGGCGTGCGGGGCCGCTACCCTGCGGTTTTTGATATGAAGTGGAAAAATCCTATCCTAGCTGGAAGCCGAGGAGAGCTCCTCATGTCCCTTAAAATCCTGAAAGTCGGCATCATGTCGCGCGATAAGTTTAAGTAAAGAACCTTGGCCATTGCGCGTGGCACTTTCCATCCCCCGGCCGACGAACCGAAAGTCTGGTTCGAATCGTTGCGCTCCTTTGCCGAAGTACTGAACGAGGACAACCAGGAACTACTCCGCCTGATCCTGGAAAAGCAACCGCAATCCCTCCAGGAGCTTGAAGCTGCAAGCGGGCGCCGCAGCAGCAACCTGTCGCGCACTTTGCGCACCATGGAGCAATACGGGTTGGTTGAGCTAATCAAGGACAAACGCTCCGTTCGGCCGGTAGTCAAAGCGACGGACATCCGGCTGGATATCCGCCTGCACCGTTCGAGCGCGGCCTGATCGCACTGGTGGTTTTTGGGATCATCTCATCTTCCCCTGCCGCTGTACTGGCGAAGCGCTTTGGCGTCCACTCAAATGAAGATCCCCGGCGGGACGCAACCCGCCGACCCTGACCTTCTCCCCTGATTCGCCCAAATCACCCCCTCCCACATTTCTGGCCCTCCTCTTGCACAAACTCCATGAAGAAAAATCTATTAAGTCAAATTTTTGGCTTTTCCCCATAGTCCAGAAATTTCCAGTTTGAAAGGAAACGGAATGTCGACACTTGGGACGGATAGCTTGGGTCCTTTTCTCACCAATCGATTTGGCGACCGCTATCTGCATGAAGTCAATCGCAGTGCATTCAATGAGGTGGGAAGCGACACCCTCTATCAGCAACGTTTTGAGAAAGGGATGTTCGCATCTGACACGCTGCATGTGGTCATCGGGACCGATTCCGGCCTTTTGCTCCGCTATCTCCAAAAGCGCAATCTGCCTGAAGGAAGCCGCTATCTGTTTGTCGAGTTGGACAAGGTCATAAATCGCCTGACCGCTGAAGGCCTTTTGGATGTCCTGCCCGGCAATGTTGCGATCACCACCGAAGAGTCTTTCTGGAAAAACGCTGAGGATTTTCAGATAACCAATTATTTTTACCTTGAATCCGTCAAGCTGTGGGAATCGGTTGCCACCATTGATGGCTACCTGCCGGACTACCGAAATATTTCCACCCGGATTCAGGGTCTCATCAAAAACAAAGCCTTCAATCTTTCCTCAAACATCAGCCTGCGCTCCTTTATCGCCCAGCAAATTGAGAACATCCCCGACAACCGGATTCCCGGGGCATTTCTCAAAGGCATGTTCAAGGGAAAAACTGCCGTCATTCTGGGCGGCGGACCTTCCCTCGATGAGTTGCTGCCGTGGGTATATGAACATCGCGACCAGATTGCCATTTTTGCCGTTTCGCGTATTTCTCGCCGACTCCTTGAATTCGGGTTGACACCACATTTTGTGTTAAGCGTCGACCCACAGGAGCACAGTTCCAACATCAGTCGCGAAATGCTCTTGTTCCCGGACGACACCATTTTCATCCACAACAACCATGTGGCCTCCCGATTACTGGCCCTCTGGAAAGGCCGCAGCATTTATCTCGGACTCAGGTTCCCATGGGAGACACCCCTGAACCATTTAAACATCCTGCCCTGGGGCCCGACCGTCACCAATACGGCACTGTGCGCCGTAACGGCAATGGGCTTTGGTCAGGCGATCCTTGTCGGGGTGGATTTATGCTACAGCCGCAACGGCATGACGCACGCTTTGGGAAGCTATGAGAGCGAGGCCGGACCAAAGCTCGACGACACGATTGTGGTAAAGACCAATTGTGGCGGTACGGCTGAAACCGACCCCGGCTATTTCAACGCCATCGCACAGTTGGCCGAGCAGGCCGCCGTGGCGATCAATAACGGCTGCAGAGTCATCTCGCCGGCAAAAGATGCCGCCCAGGTGCCTCATGTAGAGTTTGTACCCGCCGATACGATTACCATCCCCGAACCTTGCCTTTTCCCCAATAAAATCGTGGCGGACAGCATGCCTGAGAAAGACGCGACAGAACGTCGCGATGACATGCTTCATGTGTTGGGTGAACTTAACAGCGCAATCAAAAAAATGGGGGAAATACGCGCCCTGATAGTCGAGGCGTTAGAGTGTAACAATCGCCTGTTGACCCCTCAGGATACTAAGGTAGACGCCCCTTTAAAAAAGCGGCTGGCTCAGATTGATCAGATTTTAAACCGGGATTTTTCCCAATGGGTACCCTTGCTCAAACAATTTGGTATCCGCGATTTCCTGAAAATAACCAAAGGCGACACGGTACGAAAACTGAGCCCCCTGGAAACTCAAAATTCTTGGAGAGCCTATTACGATGCCTACCTGAAAAGCACCGATGAGATCACGGCTCTTCTGAATGCATCCATAAAACGCGCCCAATGCCGACTGGAAGAAGACGCTCCAAATCCGGATTTTCAGAAAATCTTTGATCAATGGTCTGAAAACAAACAAGCATGGCGGATCTTTGCTTTTAAACATCGTCGCTTGGACATGGCGTCTCAGATCCCCGCCCACTTGGCCGATCGCGTAAAAAAGTGGGAGGCAGACGGTTGGGCATGGTTAAAGGCAAGACTTGAAGGGAAAAAACCCGTACCGGCGCGATCGTTGGATGCCGTACTTGGCAAATCCCTGAATCTGTTCTTGCAACGGAACGTCGCGGGACTGGAACGTCTGATTTCTGGCCTGGCACAACATCCGGACCAGGCGCACGCCCAAGAGTTGCAAGCTCTGGCCAATGGCTACCGATTTGAATTAAATGACAAACTTGACCGCGCCCTGGAGTGCTATCAGGTTCTCATCAGTGAAACCTTTACGCCATTGACGGAGGAAGCCCTGAGGCGTATAGCGGTCATTTGCCTGGAGCAAAAAAATATGGAAATGGCCCAATTGGCGCTGGAATGCCTGAGCAATGCTTCGCTCAGCTATAAGCCCAAATATGCCGATCTGCTGGCGGCTCTGGGTCGCAGACAGGAGGCTGCCGACCTCTATACTGAATACCTTGAAGCTGTCCCTTCGGATGTGGGTGTGTTGATGAAATTAGGAAAAAACTATCGCACGATGGGTGCCGAAGACGCAGCTCGAACGGTTTTCAGCATGATCCTCGAGCAAGACCCAAATAACATGGCGGCGCAAACGCTTCTTCAGGAGAACTGATCCCGTGCTCAATAGCTCGTCCATCCTTGTCACTGGGGGAACCGGCTCGTTCGGTCGTCGGTTTGTGCAAACGCTCCTGACCCGCTTCCCCCAGGTCCGGCGGATTGTCGTCTTCTCACGCGACGAACTCAAGCAATATGAGATGGCGCAGGAGTTCCCCAAGGAGCGTTTCCCTCAGATTCGCTATTTCATCGGCGATGTTCGCGATGTCGACCGGTTGCGGCGCGCGATGGAAGGTATCGATATCGTGATTCATGCTGCGGCCCTCAAGCAGGTTCCGGTGGCGGAATATAATCCCTTCGAGTGTATCAAGACCAACGTTCTTGGCGCACAAAACGTTATTGAAGCCTGTTTTGATTCCAACGTCAAAAAGGTCGTGGCTCTCTCCACCGACAAAGCAGCCGCGCCCATCAATCTCTACGGTGCAACCAAACTTTGCTCAGACAAACTGTTTGTCGCCGCCAACCATATGCGCGGCAAGCGTGACATCAAGTTGTCCGTGGTACGCTACGGTAACGTCATGGGCAGCCGCGGCAGCGTCATCCCCTTTTTCATCCAAAAGCGGCGCGAAGGCGTGCTCCCCATCACCGACGAACGCATGACCCGCTTCAATATCACTCTCGACGAAGGGGTGGAATTAGTCCTGAGCGCCCTAAATCTCATGTGGGGCGGCGAAATCTTCGTTCCCAAAATCCCCAGCTATCGCATTACCGATCTAGCTCAGGCCGTCGACGGCAATTGCCGCACTGAAATCGTCGGTATCCGGCCCGGGGAAAAGCTCCACGAAGAAATGATCACCGAGACGGATTCTTTCAGCACCCTCGAATTTAAAGACTATTTTGTGATTTTGCCCTCCATGAGGCTTTGGGACGTGGATAAATTTATGGCCACGTTCAATGGTCGCCGTTGCCCGGATGGATTTTCCTACAACAGCGGCTCCAATAGCGAATGGCTCAGCGTCGAGCAGTTGCGCGATTTGATCCGCATCCATGTCGATCCGGAAGGCCACCGCCGCAAGGATGACTTTTTGTGAAATTTGCGCCAATCCCATACGGTCGCCAGGAGATAACGGCCGACGATATCGAGGCCGTTCAGGCGGTGCTGCAATCCGACTTTCTGACCCAGGGGCCGGTGGTGGAGGCGTTTGAGCAGGCGATCTCTGGCTATTGCCGCGCGGGTTACGGCGTGGCGACCAACAGCGCAACATCCGCATTACATCTGGCCTGCCTGGCCTTGGAGCTTGGTCCTGGCGATTGGCTATGGACCAGCCCCATCACTTTTGTGGCTTCAGCCAACTGCGGGTTGTATTGCGGGGCAAAGGTCGACTTTGTCGATATCAATCCACAGAACTACAATCTCTGCCCGCAAGCTCTCGAAAGCAAACTAAAGGACGCGAAGCAGCAAGGTCGGCTGCCCAAAGTTGTCGTTGCGGTGCACCTCGCCGGCCACCCCTGTGATATGCGCGCCATCCATGCCTTATCCGAGCAATACGGGTTTCGGATCATTGAAGATGCCTCCCATGCCGTTGGCGCATACGTCCTCAATGAACCGGTCGGCAGCGGACGCTTCAGCGACATCACCGTTTTCAGTTTTCATCCCGTCAAAATCATCACGACTGGCGAAGGAGGTATCGCGCTGACCAACAACCCCGACTGGGCCAGGCGGATGAGATTGCTGCGCAGCCATGGGGTGACGCGCGATCCTGATTGTATGGATCAGGCTCCGGACGGGCCCTGGTATTATCAGCAGGTCGATCTCGGGTTCAATTACCGCATGACGGATTTTCAGGCGGCGCTTGGCCTGAGTCAGTTGCAGCGGCTTGACGAATTTGTCTCCCGTCGCCAGGAGTTGGCGAAGCGCTATAGCCGGCTGCTTGCCCACCTACCTGTAACCCTTCCCCAGTTCAACCCAGAGACGCGATCGGCCTGCCATCTTTATATAATTCGGTTGCAGTTGGACCAAATCTTAGTTTCGCACCGAGCGGTGTTTGAGGAGCTTCGGACGCAAGGAATCGGCGTCAACCTTCACTACATTCCGGTCCATACCCAGCCCTATTATCGGACAATGGGATTTGCCCCAGGGGATTTTCCCCAGGCAGAAAAATATTATACCGAGGCGATGAGCCTGCCCCTGTTTCCAGGTATGTCGGATCAGCAACAGGATCGGGTCGTTACGGCATTGCAAAAGGCTCTCACGTTATGAACATCGCAGTGATACCCGCTCGCGGCGGCAGCAAGCGTATCCCGCGAAAAAATATTAAACCGTTCGGCGGAAAGCCGATGATTGCCTGGTCCATCGAGGCGGCGCGGGACAGCGGCTGTTTTGAGCGGATCATTGTCTCGACAGATGATCAAGAGATTGCTTCCGTCAGTGTAGCTTGCGGTGCCGAGGTGCCTTTTCTGCGACCTGCAAATTTGGCGGACGATCAGACCGGAACCGCCGCGGTGGTGCGACATGCCCTGCAATGGCTGCAGGGCCAGGGGCAGCAAGTGGCGTATGTCTGCTGTCTCTATGCCACTGCGCCCTTCGTTGCCCCGGATGATCTGAGAAAGGGGCTGGTTGCTTTGCAAAACGCTCCCGATAAGCACTATGCGTTCTCAGTCACCAGCTTTGCGTTTCCGATCCAGAGGGCCATTCGCATGCATCCGCAAGGCGGTGTCGAACCCTTCCAGCCGGAATGCATTCCCCTGCGCTCTCAGGATCTGGAAGAGGCCTACCATGACGCCGGCCAGTTTTACTGGGGGCGACCGGAAGCCTTTTTGTCAGGCATTTCGGTGTTTGCCCGTCATTCAATCCCCATCGTTCTGCCCCGCCACCGGGTGCAGGACATTGATACCCCTGAAGATTGGGTGCGGGCCGAATATCTGCACAAGGCCATGATGATGGCGGCGGAAGATGATGCGCATCGCAATCCGAGCTGATTCCTCAACACGCATTGGCAGCGGTCACATCATGCGCTGCCTGGCCCTGGCCGAAGCGTTGCGGCGCGAAGGGGCAAGGGTGGTTTTTCTCTGCCGGGAAGAAGCGGGGCATCTGGGGGAAGAAATCGCGCGGCGTGGATTTGAGCTGGTTTGGGTGGATGATTCGGGGCAGAACGACCCCGCGGGTCACCCTGTCAGAATGGCTGGTGGAATCGATCTGTTAATCGTCGATCATTACGCTCTTGGACATACCTGGGAAGAGGCCATGCGCCCCTTCGCCAGGGCCATCATGGTGATCGACGATCTGGCCGACCGGCCCCATGATTGTGATCTGCTGCTGGATCAGAATCTGCTGCCGGAGATGGAACGGCGCTATAAAAAGCTGGTGCCCGATGGCTGCCGGCTGCTGCTCGGTCTTGCTTATGCCTTGCTGCGGGAGGAATTTTACACGGCTGCGGCAACGGCGAAAGAGCGCAACCAGATTAACCATTTGCTGATTTTCTTCGGCGGCGGGGATCCCGACAATCTGACCGGACGCGCCCTGGGTGAATTGGAGAGCCTGTCCGTCACGGCCGATATCGTAATCGGTGGGGGAAATCCGCATCGCCGTGACCTTGAAGCGCGGTGCCGAGACAAATCCGATCGCTGGACCCTGCATGTCCAGACTGATCGGATGGCCGAACTGATGGCGCGCGCCGATCTGGCTCTGGGCGCAGGGGGAAGCACCCATTGGGAGCGCTGCCTGCTGGGCTTGCCAGCGCTGGTGGTGACGGTGGCGGACAACCAGGTGGCAACCACCCGGTTGCTCCATCAAAAAGGTGCTTGCCGCTGGCTGGGCACTATTGAAGATCTGCCCGTTGGAGCGTTTCGAGAGGCGATCAGCGATTTACTCGCCCATCCCCAACAACTGAGCATCATGAGTTGTGCGGCGCGCAAGATGGTTCCACCAGACGGCGGAACAGGCAAAGTTGTTGAAGCAATCAAAACTCTATTGAACGCAGAGAAAGTAGATTTGATCCGATAATGATCTTTTTTTGTATCAGCGGAAATCGGCGGCCAACCTGGTTGGGCTGGGGAGTCCCTCAATGAACGACATTCGCATCGGGCAACATCTCATCGGACCCGACCATCCCCCCTTTATTATTGCCGAGATGTCCGGCAACCACGGCCATGACCTCGACAAGGCGCTGCGCCTTGTCGAGGCCGCTGCTGCGGCCGGCGCACAGGCGCTCAAGCTGCAGACCTATACGGCCGATACCATGACCCTGGATATTCGTGAGGGGGAGTTTTTTATCGATGATCCAAGCAGCCTGTGGCGTGGACATTCTCTCTACGAACTCTATCAAAAAGCGCACACTCCCTGGGAATGGCATGCGCCTATCTTCGAACGGGCCTGCCAACTGGGGCTCGAAGTGTTCAGCACGCCATTTGATGCGAGCGCCGTGGAGTTTCTCGAATCCCTGGGTGTGCCCTGCTACAAGATCGCGTCCTTTGAAAACGGTGATCTTCCGCTGATCCGTCAGGTGGCTTCCACCGGCAAGCCGCTGATCATGTCCACCGGCACCGCAACCTTGGCGGAACTGGTTGAAGCTGTGGCGGCGGCGCGCGAGGCAGGTTGCCGCGAGTTGGTTCTGCTCAAATGCACCAGCAGCTATCCCGCCGAGCCGACCGATGCCCATCTCTTGACCTTGCCGCACATGGCGGAGTTATTTAACTGCCAGGCCGGCCTGTCCGATCACACTCTGGGGACGGCGGTGGCCGTGGCGAGTGTCGCTTTGGGGGCGCGGGTGATTGAGAAGCATTTCACCCTCGATCGCGCCGAAGCCGATGTGGATGCCGCTTTTTCACTGGAACCCCAAGAGTTCGCCCAATTGGTCAAGGATACGCACTTAGCCTGGCAAGCGCTGGGCAAGGTTCACTACGGACCGACGAACAAGGAAAAAAAATCTCGGCGCTTCCGCCGAAGTCTGTATATCGCTCGGGATATGGAAGCTGGGGAGCGGCTAACCCTTGAGAATCTGGCCTGCGTGCGCCCTGGCGAAGGCCTGGCGCCGCGCTATCTGGAGACCGTGCTCGGACGGACCGTAAATCGCGCCGTCAAAAAAGGTACGCCCTTGAGTTGGAAATTAATCTGAGTATGAATCAAGACTATCTGGTCGCCACTATCAAGCCCTGGAACCTCGCAGCCTTTGAGCGCCACAGGCCGAGTCTGCCTGGACGCTGGCATTTGGCGGAAACACCGGATCAACTCAGCCAACTTCTTACACAAGGCTTAAGGCCCCGCTACATTTTTTTCCCGCACTGGTCGTGGAAGGTTCCAGCGGCCATTACCGAAAATTATGAGTGTGTCTGTTTCCACATGACCGACGTTCCCTTCGGCCGCGGCGGCAGTCCGCTGCAAAATCTCATCGCCCGGGGTATTGAACAGACCAGGCTGTCAGCCCTGCGCATGGTGCAGGAACTGGATGCCGGTCCCGTCTATATAAAAAATGACCTGTCCCTGCAAGGCAGCGCTCAAGAGATCTTTGCCCGTGCCGCCGAACAGGTGTATACCCTCATTCGTTGGATTGTCGCCAACGAACCGCAGCCACTTCCTCAGGAAGGCGAAGCGGTCGTTTTTTCTCGCCGCACTGCAGCCCAGAGCCGCCTGCCCGAAGCGGGCACTTTGCGACAGCTCTACGACCATATTCGCATGCTTGATGCCGAAGGCTATCCCGTTGCGTTTCTCGACTATGGTCCTTGGCGCCTCGAATTGCGTGATGCACACCTGGACGGCAAGGAAGTGCAGGCACGCATCACCATCACGATCCGTGAGGAGTCCTAGACGATGGCCCTTCCGGTCTGTGGCGTGCGTCCATTAACACAAGAAGATCTTGAACAGGTGCGTAGCTGGCGCAACCAGGAGCGCATCCGAAATAACATGTACAACAGCGAACCGATCAGCGCCGCGCAGCAGCAGGCCTGGTTTGAAGGGCTTCAAGGTGATGCCTCGCGGAACTACAGCCTGTTTCTGCAAGACGATACCCCCACCGGTTGCCTTTACTATACCTCCATCGACAGCGGTAAAGCGCAATTGGGTTACTATCTGGGCGAGGAGCGGGTCTGGCCGGGCACCGGCCTGCTTTTGGAGCTGACGGCATTGGATTATGCTTTTCAGAAACTTGGTCTCAAAACCCTATTGGCCGAAGTTCTCGCTTTCAACAGCGCCCCTCAGAAAATCCACGACCTGTTCGGGTTTGAGCGGATCGGCACACGACCCACAGAAATCGTTCGCGACGGCGAGCCGGTCATAGCGGTGCTGTTTCGTTATGAGCGCGAGACTTGGTGCGCGCAGCGTAGCGAAATCCTCGCGCGGCTACCCCGTCAGATCCGCGCGGCGGCTGCCCTGTTAAGATATTGATTTTTCCTTGAAAAGGATTTGGATGTGACCGTGAAAGAAACCATCATAGAGCTGATGCGCGAGGTGGCCGAGGCCACCGACGCCGAACTGGTGGCCGACCTCAACGATGAGACGATACTGCTACAGAGCGGCCTCGATTCCCTCGGCTTTGCCATTCTGGTTGCGCGCCTCGAAGAACAATTGGGCTATGATCCCTTCACCCTCATGGAGGAGCCCTTCTATCCGCACAACCTTGAGGAGTTTGTCTCCATTTATGTACGCTTCGCCCCCTGACAATAGCCTGAATCTGCTTGATGTCCTCGGTGCGCTGCCTCAGAAGCGGCCACTGCTGCACACAGGCAACGAGAGCCTGAGCATCGCTGATGTCGTGGCGCGGGCTCTTGCGCTTCGCGCGGCGCACGCCGATGGGGGGGATAACGTTAGAGTGCTATACGGTCTAGCTCCGCTGGATCTGCTTGTGCAACTCGTAGCTTGGGACGGCTTCTGCCGTCGTTTGGTGCTTCTACCGTCAAGCCTGGCGCCTCACATCGCCATGCAACTGTCGGCAGAGTTGCCACCAAATCCGGACACGGCATCGACCCAATGGCTGCTGGCCACCTCAGGAACCACGGGCCTGCCCAAACTCATTGTCCACACGCTGGCAAGCCTCAGTCGGAGCCTCAAGCGCGACCCGCAGGCCGGAGGCAACTATCGCTGGGGGCTCGTTTACGATCCCTGCCGTTTCGCCGGATTGCAAGTTGTTTTGCAGGGGTTTTTTTCCGGATCCGAACTGGTACTTACCTCTCCCGAAAATTTCGACGAGCAAGTGGACACCCTCGTGGCAAATGACATCAATGCCTTGTCAGCAACGCCCACCTTGTGGCGCAAATTTGTCATGGATGGCCGCCTGAGCAAATGCCCCCTTCGGCAGCTCACCCTCGGCGGCGAAATCGTCGACCAGAAGCTTCTCGATCATCTGCGCCGGAACTTCCCTG
Proteins encoded in this region:
- a CDS encoding B12-binding domain-containing radical SAM protein, with product MRIVIATLHVRPSAQAVALAAGCLAAALPEDLRRQARLVDLFPEMPLDTMADAILAQEPELVAMPVYVWNRTILLPLAARLRERRPQLRLVAGGPEAGAAPEALLDEGGFDALVQGEGEESFRALVQALDNQDETPLPGVFRRSPRGPSTGAAALLPDVDSLTSPWLSGVLVPPAEGGVLWEVARGCPFACDFCFDSRGSNRIRPLPWPRLEAELELFVRSRVAQIWILDSTFNYPPERGKKLLRLLAAKAPHIHFHLEAKAEYLDRESAKLLGAISCSVQVGLQSAHPRVLKNIHRAADPEDFKSKIHLLAAEGVTYGLDLIYGLPGDSLAGFGASLDYALDLRPNHLDIFPLAVLPGTVLHRERERLGLQCGAEPPYEIIASPSFSGQDLQRARLLAAAADIFYNRGRAVGFFTPLCRGAGMSALGLLEEFLHWLQTEKRFDEAQLLATEQWQPRAIRDLHMEFTPHLLNKVGRSHLLPAARDLIRYHYHYAEALLGPETLPVESEQLRGRDLWTTPWRLNPAVRLVRFRYEIIDLLQVEEMDLEQFTNLFRPVGSAALFIRRGSEVYCESLEEDFAKLLHGSDGSHSPREIFAGSINRREGEEFVEFAVTEGILLPPAESG
- the pseC gene encoding UDP-4-amino-4,6-dideoxy-N-acetyl-beta-L-altrosamine transaminase, translated to MKFAPIPYGRQEITADDIEAVQAVLQSDFLTQGPVVEAFEQAISGYCRAGYGVATNSATSALHLACLALELGPGDWLWTSPITFVASANCGLYCGAKVDFVDINPQNYNLCPQALESKLKDAKQQGRLPKVVVAVHLAGHPCDMRAIHALSEQYGFRIIEDASHAVGAYVLNEPVGSGRFSDITVFSFHPVKIITTGEGGIALTNNPDWARRMRLLRSHGVTRDPDCMDQAPDGPWYYQQVDLGFNYRMTDFQAALGLSQLQRLDEFVSRRQELAKRYSRLLAHLPVTLPQFNPETRSACHLYIIRLQLDQILVSHRAVFEELRTQGIGVNLHYIPVHTQPYYRTMGFAPGDFPQAEKYYTEAMSLPLFPGMSDQQQDRVVTALQKALTL
- a CDS encoding 6-hydroxymethylpterin diphosphokinase MptE-like protein gives rise to the protein MGPFLTNRFGDRYLHEVNRSAFNEVGSDTLYQQRFEKGMFASDTLHVVIGTDSGLLLRYLQKRNLPEGSRYLFVELDKVINRLTAEGLLDVLPGNVAITTEESFWKNAEDFQITNYFYLESVKLWESVATIDGYLPDYRNISTRIQGLIKNKAFNLSSNISLRSFIAQQIENIPDNRIPGAFLKGMFKGKTAVILGGGPSLDELLPWVYEHRDQIAIFAVSRISRRLLEFGLTPHFVLSVDPQEHSSNISREMLLFPDDTIFIHNNHVASRLLALWKGRSIYLGLRFPWETPLNHLNILPWGPTVTNTALCAVTAMGFGQAILVGVDLCYSRNGMTHALGSYESEAGPKLDDTIVVKTNCGGTAETDPGYFNAIAQLAEQAAVAINNGCRVISPAKDAAQVPHVEFVPADTITIPEPCLFPNKIVADSMPEKDATERRDDMLHVLGELNSAIKKMGEIRALIVEALECNNRLLTPQDTKVDAPLKKRLAQIDQILNRDFSQWVPLLKQFGIRDFLKITKGDTVRKLSPLETQNSWRAYYDAYLKSTDEITALLNASIKRAQCRLEEDAPNPDFQKIFDQWSENKQAWRIFAFKHRRLDMASQIPAHLADRVKKWEADGWAWLKARLEGKKPVPARSLDAVLGKSLNLFLQRNVAGLERLISGLAQHPDQAHAQELQALANGYRFELNDKLDRALECYQVLISETFTPLTEEALRRIAVICLEQKNMEMAQLALECLSNASLSYKPKYADLLAALGRRQEAADLYTEYLEAVPSDVGVLMKLGKNYRTMGAEDAARTVFSMILEQDPNNMAAQTLLQEN
- the pseG gene encoding UDP-2,4-diacetamido-2,4,6-trideoxy-beta-L-altropyranose hydrolase, producing MMRIAIRADSSTRIGSGHIMRCLALAEALRREGARVVFLCREEAGHLGEEIARRGFELVWVDDSGQNDPAGHPVRMAGGIDLLIVDHYALGHTWEEAMRPFARAIMVIDDLADRPHDCDLLLDQNLLPEMERRYKKLVPDGCRLLLGLAYALLREEFYTAAATAKERNQINHLLIFFGGGDPDNLTGRALGELESLSVTADIVIGGGNPHRRDLEARCRDKSDRWTLHVQTDRMAELMARADLALGAGGSTHWERCLLGLPALVVTVADNQVATTRLLHQKGACRWLGTIEDLPVGAFREAISDLLAHPQQLSIMSCAARKMVPPDGGTGKVVEAIKTLLNAEKVDLIR
- the pseF gene encoding pseudaminic acid cytidylyltransferase — encoded protein: MNIAVIPARGGSKRIPRKNIKPFGGKPMIAWSIEAARDSGCFERIIVSTDDQEIASVSVACGAEVPFLRPANLADDQTGTAAVVRHALQWLQGQGQQVAYVCCLYATAPFVAPDDLRKGLVALQNAPDKHYAFSVTSFAFPIQRAIRMHPQGGVEPFQPECIPLRSQDLEEAYHDAGQFYWGRPEAFLSGISVFARHSIPIVLPRHRVQDIDTPEDWVRAEYLHKAMMMAAEDDAHRNPS
- a CDS encoding HVO_A0114 family putative DNA-binding protein; this encodes MAIARGTFHPPADEPKVWFESLRSFAEVLNEDNQELLRLILEKQPQSLQELEAASGRRSSNLSRTLRTMEQYGLVELIKDKRSVRPVVKATDIRLDIRLHRSSAA
- the pseB gene encoding UDP-N-acetylglucosamine 4,6-dehydratase (inverting); protein product: MLNSSSILVTGGTGSFGRRFVQTLLTRFPQVRRIVVFSRDELKQYEMAQEFPKERFPQIRYFIGDVRDVDRLRRAMEGIDIVIHAAALKQVPVAEYNPFECIKTNVLGAQNVIEACFDSNVKKVVALSTDKAAAPINLYGATKLCSDKLFVAANHMRGKRDIKLSVVRYGNVMGSRGSVIPFFIQKRREGVLPITDERMTRFNITLDEGVELVLSALNLMWGGEIFVPKIPSYRITDLAQAVDGNCRTEIVGIRPGEKLHEEMITETDSFSTLEFKDYFVILPSMRLWDVDKFMATFNGRRCPDGFSYNSGSNSEWLSVEQLRDLIRIHVDPEGHRRKDDFL